A DNA window from Brassica napus cultivar Da-Ae chromosome A4, Da-Ae, whole genome shotgun sequence contains the following coding sequences:
- the LOC125608212 gene encoding uncharacterized protein LOC125608212 — protein MVFRLKRVWLFFYGSGSLWVPWLCNNRFGGTSVWLTNDSPRFSWTVRSMLQLKQDLLLFLRCNIGDGNTASFWYDYWTDLGPLHLMFGPGGPGSLRIPIAVTVSQAVRDGNWNLPPARSENAVTLQIILSTLPIPSADSGGDTYLWRNHSGGFGSSFSTRVTWERSRTRSPLVNWHSIVWFKEEIPRCSFIAWTAFLGRYMASPPSSLSSMIELCQHLQGPHASRATVVLKLLNQVIIYSLWRERNARIFTSVSATPEAFFRVVDRAMRDRLLSLSRPPAVVSNTEELNLRAHSLPGSLFNNATLSLLKNRISGGYTSFRSRVSPSSATLRLGPELLPDKLSKVMSLKISSLT, from the exons ATGGTATTCAGGTTAAAGCGGGTCTGGTTGTTCTTCTACGGATCAGGTTCCTTATGGGTTCCTTGGCTGTGCAATAATCGTTTTGGAGGAACAAGCGTTTGGCTAACAAATGATTCGCCTAGATTTTCTTGGACTGTGAGAAGCATGCTTCAGCTGAAGCAGGATCTTCTGCTCTTCCTTAGATGTAATATAGGAGATGGGAACACAGCCTCATTTTGGTATGACTATTGGACAGATTTGGGTCCTCTTCATCTAATGTTTGGTCCCGGTGGACCAGGGTCTTTGAGAATTCCTATAGCAGTGACTGTCTCTCAAGCAGTTAGAGATGGAAATTGGAATCTCCCACCAGCGCGCTCTGAAAATGCTGTGACCTTGCAGATCATTCTTTCGACTTTGCCGATTCCGTCTGCTGATAGTGGTGGAGATACTTACTTATGGAGAAATCACTCTGGGGGTTTTGGTTCGTCGTTCTCGACCCGTGTAACATGGGAAAGGAGTCGAACTCGCAGCCCCTTGGTAAATTGGCATTCGATTGTATGGTTCAAAGAGGAAATCCCTCGTTGTTCGTTTATAGCTTGGACTGCTTTTCTAGGAAG GTACATGGCGTCTCCCCCATCCTCTTTATCGTCTATGATCGAGTTGTGCCAGCATCTTCAAGGCCCTCATGCTTCCCGGGCGACGGTGGTGCTCAAGCTACTGAATCAAGTCATCATTTACTCTCTCTGGCGTGAGAGGAATGCTCGTATCTTCACAAGCGTATCAGCAACTCCAGAAGCTTTCTTCCGTGTGGTGGACCGTGCAATGCGTGATCGTCTGCTTTCCCTTTCGAGACCTCCAGCTGTTGTTTCT AATACCGAAGAGTTGAACCTGAGAGCTCACTCACTCCCTGGCTCTCTCTTCAACAACGcaactctctctcttctcaaGAATAGAATCTCAGGTGGATATACTTCTTTCAGATCCAG GGTTTCTCCTTCTTCTGCTACTCTTCGCTTAGGTCCTGAACTCCTTCCTGATAAACTCTCAAAAGTTATGAGCTTGAAGATATCTTCTCTAACCTAA
- the LOC106446726 gene encoding ABC transporter G family member 3-like translates to MEDIQSQSDLYRSSSSSASSPTSRVPSSHFFYVRKPGSLTQPISFEDSPEWEDTDDADVRMDEEANIGGGGDSINDATATPISPSLSKINSGSMTSPPVVPEGGGGNAVRKIAGASIAWKNLTVTMKGKKRYSDKVVKSSNGYVLPGTMTVIMGPAKSGKSTLLRALAGNNAISITSLRILVYHVFIFFY, encoded by the coding sequence ATGGAAGACATACAGTCTCAGTCAGATCTCTAccgttcatcttcatcttctgcaaGTAGTCCTACTAGTAGAGTCCCATCTAGCCACTTCTTCTACGTAAGAAAACCTGGCTCTCTCACACAACCTATATCCTTTGAAGACTCTCCTGAGTGGGAAGACACTGATGACGCTGATGTAAGAATGGATGAAGAAGCTAATATTGGTGGTGGTGGGGACTCTATTAACGATGCCACAGCTACTCCCATTTCTCCTTCTTTGTCGAAAATCAACAGCGGTTCGATGACTTCTCCTCCAGTAGTGCCTGAAGGAGGAGGGGGGAATGCGGTTAGGAAAATCGCAGGTGCTTCCATTGCTTGGAAAAATTTGACTGTTACTATGAAAGGGAAGAAAAGATATTCTGATAAAGTGGTAAAGAGCTCTAACGGCTATGTGCTTCCCGGTACTATGACAGTTATTATGGGTCCTGCCAAGTCCGGGAAGTCTACTCTATTGAGAGCACTTGCTGGTAATAATGCCATAAGTATTACTTCACTAAGGATTCTTGTTTatcatgttttcatttttttttactaa